One segment of Saprospiraceae bacterium DNA contains the following:
- a CDS encoding metal-dependent transcriptional regulator, which yields MPTTQAEENYLKAIFTIVEKEAGPALTNAIAAVMQTSAASVTDMLKRLSDKQLITYEKYRGVQLTEAGNRVATALIRKHRLWEVFLVDKLGFAWDEVHVLAEQLEHVQGNDLVTRLDAFLGHPKFDPHGDPIPDAEGRWTFRKQAPLATLQPGDRGVVTGVDDHSAAFLQYLDQLGLTLGAEIELLERFPYDQSVRVRTGDGRELTLSDKVTHNLFVKT from the coding sequence ATGCCAACCACACAAGCAGAAGAGAATTACCTCAAGGCTATCTTCACCATCGTGGAAAAAGAGGCCGGCCCCGCGCTCACCAATGCCATTGCCGCCGTGATGCAAACCTCTGCCGCGTCCGTCACCGATATGCTCAAGCGCCTGTCGGACAAGCAGTTGATTACTTATGAAAAATATCGGGGCGTGCAGCTCACCGAGGCGGGCAACCGTGTGGCAACGGCGCTCATCCGCAAGCATCGTTTGTGGGAAGTGTTTTTGGTGGACAAATTGGGATTCGCTTGGGACGAGGTGCATGTGCTGGCCGAACAACTTGAACATGTGCAGGGCAACGACTTGGTGACGCGCCTCGATGCTTTCCTCGGCCACCCCAAATTCGACCCGCACGGCGACCCCATCCCCGATGCCGAAGGACGCTGGACTTTCCGCAAACAGGCACCGCTCGCAACCCTCCAACCCGGCGACCGGGGCGTGGTGACGGGCGTTGACGACCACAGCGCCGCTTTCCTGCAATATCTCGACCAGCTCGGCCTGACACTCGGCGCCGAAATAGAATTGCTAGAGCGTTTCCCCTACGACCAATCGGTGCGCGTTCGCACGGGCGATGGCCGCGAGCTGACGCTGAGCGACAAGGTGACACACAATCTTTTCGTGAAAACGTGA
- a CDS encoding T9SS type A sorting domain-containing protein: MKKKLVFCLLIFFYRGLSFAQCGANEIEIKVEIATDNWGDETSWRITDLTGAIILQGGQGGTYGSLSFYSDSICVAADGCFFFEIFDTYGDGIYAPYGYKLFADGMLVSSGADDIGHYAKATAYCPNVCAYTRNALNDLQGHIDGSISLAVSDMNLIYNIFNNFPECLAQSDTMILLAKNVIESYDTAIGALFTTPNTLYGFSKTPGNNPDIELARAMAGLEQGVFDRVFTADVYSAYPHYINQWKFNSCVTFPGYVDPPLDSSLTHSIMILASFKDPVGMNPYYNINGDGTEHALRPTGFYLSPGSVARVTVPAELVGKDFYIRVGSHEWDLSNRPFYKRLNRISKKFAINATSIDVFNPLGGAISILVPYGAVEGIVQVSATNIVEAPFISLKSFYETQDIQAELNKPGPWAVFESENVMYTIPKHSIIPGQYDLIQTLQDWETAVRGINSILARQITPDKHNMYMIADVMIRFEAYSIGYPMSNTPLDYFNVPGPAYFINGPGPDDDTNFHETGHALAMSKFPGEVEAIVNFPYIMAVNYGMNTDLDKAMMNSFGPSLFNIDRTATHRMVSNTFGSERDISNTTTDEVRYQQRGYGHYTEIVNLLGWCPLRNFWRQEYIDFNNGIDHGVNDQNIDSRIIRMSTAAQADLRPLFHVFGILPKDPIAVQASFDQLNIPKSRAIYNRLQDYISLIPADNAAFVQYALSVYPDLYTNGPTDNPDYGVGWHYQKSLTYTAAEAQQRTDILLSIINLYYPDGEPLGNTDPDVCCMLDTLTVNMVNEAIVVTGGVEPYNISIDTTGNVKIITVVDYDGCESTVQYTISNLLELEKPNLIVFPNPTDGEVRIDFGAIQEQVSISLFDPIGRLIQTQSVMPAEFVSYRLPEPKGIYFLHIALSDGRYKSMKVIKK, from the coding sequence ATGAAAAAAAAGTTAGTGTTCTGTTTACTCATTTTCTTCTACAGGGGTTTGTCTTTTGCCCAATGCGGTGCGAATGAAATTGAAATTAAAGTCGAGATTGCAACAGATAACTGGGGCGACGAAACCTCTTGGAGGATAACAGACCTTACGGGTGCTATCATCTTGCAAGGCGGTCAGGGAGGCACTTATGGCAGCTTGTCATTTTATTCAGACAGCATCTGTGTAGCTGCTGATGGCTGCTTTTTCTTCGAGATATTCGATACGTATGGAGACGGAATATATGCTCCTTACGGATATAAACTATTTGCAGACGGGATGCTTGTTTCAAGCGGTGCTGACGATATTGGGCATTATGCCAAGGCAACGGCTTATTGCCCCAACGTGTGCGCCTATACCCGGAATGCGCTGAATGATTTGCAAGGGCACATTGATGGTTCCATCTCCCTTGCTGTCAGCGACATGAATTTAATATACAACATCTTCAATAACTTCCCGGAATGTTTGGCGCAAAGCGATACGATGATATTACTGGCTAAAAACGTAATAGAATCTTATGATACTGCGATTGGCGCTCTCTTCACTACCCCAAATACACTATATGGTTTCAGTAAAACCCCGGGAAACAATCCAGATATAGAGCTGGCACGGGCAATGGCAGGGCTGGAACAGGGAGTATTCGACCGGGTTTTCACCGCTGATGTGTATTCAGCATATCCGCATTACATCAATCAGTGGAAATTTAATTCATGTGTAACCTTCCCCGGATATGTGGATCCGCCATTAGATTCTTCGCTGACCCATTCCATTATGATTCTTGCCAGTTTTAAAGACCCGGTTGGCATGAATCCGTATTACAATATCAATGGAGATGGAACAGAACACGCTCTGCGGCCCACAGGGTTTTATTTATCTCCGGGAAGTGTCGCTCGTGTAACGGTTCCGGCAGAGCTTGTTGGAAAGGACTTTTATATCAGGGTAGGCTCCCATGAATGGGATCTTTCCAACAGACCTTTTTACAAAAGACTGAATAGAATTTCAAAGAAATTTGCAATCAACGCTACAAGCATTGATGTATTTAATCCTCTTGGCGGTGCCATATCTATTCTTGTCCCTTACGGAGCTGTAGAAGGTATCGTTCAGGTAAGCGCCACAAATATTGTGGAAGCGCCTTTCATATCATTAAAATCTTTTTACGAAACTCAAGACATTCAAGCCGAGTTGAACAAACCCGGCCCATGGGCAGTATTCGAGTCTGAAAATGTAATGTACACCATTCCAAAACACTCCATCATACCTGGTCAATATGACCTCATTCAGACATTGCAAGATTGGGAAACAGCTGTAAGAGGCATCAATTCCATACTTGCAAGGCAAATTACCCCTGACAAGCATAATATGTATATGATCGCTGATGTAATGATAAGATTTGAGGCGTATTCCATAGGTTACCCTATGTCCAACACTCCACTCGATTATTTCAATGTCCCCGGCCCGGCATACTTTATAAATGGCCCGGGGCCTGATGACGATACAAATTTCCATGAAACAGGACATGCATTGGCCATGAGTAAATTTCCGGGCGAGGTGGAAGCGATAGTCAACTTTCCATACATCATGGCCGTGAATTATGGCATGAACACAGACTTGGACAAAGCTATGATGAACAGTTTTGGCCCAAGTCTTTTTAATATTGACAGGACAGCTACCCACAGAATGGTCTCTAATACCTTTGGCTCGGAAAGAGATATTTCAAACACCACAACGGATGAAGTGCGTTATCAACAAAGAGGTTACGGGCATTATACCGAAATAGTCAACCTGCTTGGCTGGTGTCCGCTCAGGAACTTTTGGAGACAGGAATACATTGATTTTAATAATGGGATAGACCATGGCGTCAATGACCAGAACATTGACAGCAGGATAATTAGAATGTCCACTGCCGCCCAAGCCGATTTGCGACCCCTGTTCCATGTTTTTGGAATCCTTCCAAAAGACCCAATTGCGGTTCAGGCGTCATTTGACCAATTAAACATTCCAAAATCCCGGGCTATTTATAATAGGCTCCAAGATTATATCAGCCTTATTCCGGCAGACAACGCAGCGTTCGTCCAATATGCCCTGTCCGTATATCCCGATTTATACACGAATGGACCAACGGATAATCCTGATTATGGGGTCGGCTGGCACTATCAGAAGTCATTGACTTACACTGCGGCAGAAGCCCAGCAGCGAACCGATATCTTGCTGTCCATCATTAATTTGTATTATCCAGATGGCGAACCATTAGGAAATACGGACCCAGATGTTTGCTGCATGCTGGATACCCTGACTGTCAATATGGTAAACGAAGCTATTGTCGTGACGGGAGGCGTAGAACCCTATAATATTTCAATTGACACAACTGGAAATGTAAAGATCATAACAGTGGTAGATTATGATGGATGTGAATCCACTGTACAGTACACGATTAGCAATTTGCTGGAATTAGAAAAACCGAATTTGATAGTCTTTCCTAATCCTACTGATGGGGAAGTACGAATAGACTTCGGAGCCATTCAGGAACAAGTTTCCATTTCCCTGTTTGACCCAATTGGAAGATTGATTCAAACTCAAAGTGTAATGCCCGCAGAATTCGTTAGTTATCGGCTTCCTGAGCCCAAGGGGATTTATTTCCTTCACATTGCACTCTCAGATGGGAGGTATAAGTCAATGAAGGTCATAAAAAAATAA
- a CDS encoding IS110 family transposase: MVENYIGIDVGSKRLDLSFLQNGYPASTLLPNNVSAISAWASQLGATDHCVFEATGVYSRNLEYVLSERNLAFSKVNPSKIKGFMSASGKLQKSDKQDAHCIRQYGELFNPDQSLALKAAELERKRLAQAMMALEKQKHWLENQIHVLAQEPVAIPLLTQGYQQLIEAIEEQQGAINTRLGQFATPQEEHAKELMQTIPGIGKGTANALALSTQCFEHFDNDKQVVKFLGLAPVEAHSGTSVKRRLGINRTAVPQVRAILYMAATAAIRYDPRSKELFDRLRASGKPPKVAKVAVMHQLVRWAFAVVKSGKVYDPEIDKSFSKKLTKFNSLFSWAFNAVRPVV, encoded by the coding sequence ATGGTTGAAAATTACATTGGCATTGATGTAGGCAGTAAGAGGTTGGATTTGTCTTTCCTTCAAAATGGGTATCCAGCCAGTACCCTTCTGCCTAACAACGTCTCAGCCATTAGCGCCTGGGCCAGCCAACTTGGTGCCACCGACCACTGCGTATTTGAGGCTACGGGGGTCTACTCCCGGAATTTGGAATACGTTCTATCGGAAAGAAACCTTGCCTTCAGCAAGGTAAACCCGAGTAAAATAAAAGGTTTTATGTCTGCCAGCGGAAAACTGCAAAAGTCTGACAAACAGGATGCCCATTGCATCAGGCAATATGGCGAGTTGTTCAACCCTGACCAGAGTCTTGCGTTAAAGGCTGCGGAGTTGGAGCGAAAACGTTTGGCGCAGGCAATGATGGCATTAGAAAAACAAAAGCATTGGCTTGAAAACCAAATCCATGTGCTGGCACAAGAGCCTGTAGCCATCCCGCTCCTAACCCAGGGGTACCAACAATTGATTGAGGCCATAGAGGAACAGCAGGGAGCAATTAACACCCGATTGGGCCAATTCGCAACCCCACAGGAAGAGCACGCCAAGGAACTGATGCAAACCATTCCTGGTATCGGGAAAGGAACTGCAAATGCCCTGGCGCTTTCAACTCAATGCTTTGAGCATTTTGACAACGATAAGCAGGTAGTCAAGTTCTTAGGTCTGGCGCCCGTAGAAGCACATTCGGGCACTTCCGTCAAACGAAGACTTGGCATTAACCGAACGGCTGTGCCTCAGGTCAGAGCCATCTTGTATATGGCAGCCACCGCCGCAATACGTTATGACCCGCGTTCCAAAGAACTTTTTGATCGACTCAGAGCCAGCGGAAAACCACCCAAAGTAGCCAAGGTAGCTGTCATGCACCAACTCGTCCGCTGGGCTTTCGCTGTCGTTAAATCAGGAAAAGTGTACGACCCAGAAATCGATAAATCATTCTCAAAAAAACTGACAAAATTTAATTCGCTTTTTTCTTGGGCCTTTAACGCAGTTCGTCCAGTAGTGTGA
- the rfaE2 gene encoding D-glycero-beta-D-manno-heptose 1-phosphate adenylyltransferase has translation MSFFSTIASKIHTWEQLPATLSQWRASGEKIVFTNGCFDLLHFGHLHYLADARDLGDRLVVGLNSAASVRRLKGPTRPINDELTRTHLLAALEVVDAVVIFEEDTPLELIQLVQPDILVKGGDWQPEQIVGSDVVLARGGRVLSLPYIQGYSTTNIERKIRAQQ, from the coding sequence ATGTCTTTTTTCTCGACCATAGCTTCAAAAATACACACTTGGGAACAACTGCCAGCCACGCTCAGCCAGTGGCGAGCCAGTGGCGAAAAAATCGTGTTCACCAATGGCTGTTTCGACCTGCTTCACTTTGGCCACCTGCACTATCTGGCCGATGCCCGCGACCTCGGCGACCGCTTGGTGGTGGGCCTCAATAGCGCCGCCTCCGTCCGCCGATTGAAAGGCCCCACGCGCCCCATCAACGACGAACTCACCCGCACACATTTGCTCGCGGCACTCGAAGTGGTGGATGCTGTGGTGATATTTGAGGAGGATACGCCCCTCGAGCTGATTCAACTCGTGCAGCCCGACATCCTCGTGAAAGGCGGCGACTGGCAGCCGGAGCAGATTGTCGGCTCCGACGTGGTGTTGGCACGAGGCGGGCGCGTGCTAAGCCTTCCATACATTCAAGGGTATTCGACCACGAATATCGAGCGCAAAATCAGGGCGCAACAGTAG
- a CDS encoding alpha/beta fold hydrolase — MKLTRLPDAIAYRSEGAAEGLPLVLLHGFCESHSVWDVLMPSLPATCRVVRLDLPGFGASAPLAAASMGAYSEAIRAVLDELSVERCVLVGHSMGGYAALEFAEHHPERLAGLGLFHSHPFEDSDERKEARRRGIEMLQAGKRDLYVSQLFPGLFAETFAKTHPKRLNALIDEAKRFAPEGIAAALEAMLGRKNHTETLRRIACPVLFVLGEQDAIAPPEQALQAAVLPRVADVHILTRVGHMGMFEATEKSAEIVREFWEFCAKTI, encoded by the coding sequence ATGAAACTCACCCGACTTCCCGATGCCATCGCCTACCGCTCCGAAGGAGCTGCCGAGGGCCTGCCGCTGGTGCTGCTCCACGGCTTTTGCGAATCTCATTCCGTCTGGGACGTGTTGATGCCTTCGCTGCCCGCCACTTGCCGCGTCGTTCGTCTAGATTTGCCCGGTTTTGGCGCATCGGCACCACTCGCTGCGGCGAGCATGGGTGCTTATTCGGAGGCCATTCGCGCTGTGCTCGACGAACTCTCCGTGGAAAGATGTGTGCTTGTCGGGCACTCGATGGGCGGATACGCGGCGCTCGAATTTGCCGAACACCACCCCGAACGGTTAGCAGGGTTGGGGCTTTTTCACTCGCATCCGTTCGAGGATTCCGACGAGCGCAAGGAGGCTCGCCGGCGCGGCATAGAGATGCTGCAGGCGGGCAAGCGCGATCTGTATGTGTCGCAGCTATTTCCCGGCTTGTTTGCCGAAACGTTTGCAAAAACCCATCCCAAACGTCTGAACGCCTTGATAGACGAGGCAAAACGTTTTGCGCCCGAAGGCATAGCGGCTGCTTTGGAAGCCATGCTCGGGCGCAAGAATCATACAGAAACGCTGCGCCGCATTGCCTGCCCCGTGCTTTTTGTGCTCGGCGAGCAGGATGCCATCGCGCCGCCCGAACAGGCGCTGCAAGCCGCCGTGCTGCCCCGCGTGGCGGATGTGCACATTCTGACCCGTGTGGGACACATGGGAATGTTTGAGGCCACCGAAAAGAGCGCTGAAATTGTGCGCGAGTTTTGGGAATTTTGTGCCAAAACGATTTAG
- a CDS encoding DUF1015 domain-containing protein, translating to MKIQPFQATYPNFDFIASPDSFCDDAKNSFREFQANGFFEKAPQNALYVYQIETDDHLHTGLIALNDVEDFFAGKVKKHEKTLSEREQQQMQLFLKWNAILKPVLLTYPPVPDISLWLEHFTQAHKPLYVTRFVKDRQTHRVWMVTAEADIRQLQRLFAQHVNSTYIADGHHRTTTVALLHERLKDKSKEFDFDSLFCAFFATDQLEILDYNRVVEGLKDVSPTHFMVKMSKIFDLDVLEVPRKPLEKHELVMYAQKHWYSLRWKESVLKTHAKDRVVLDATLLNEFVLDQIFGITDVRTDTRITYIEGAKGLDGVRKATNGSDDRIGFVLFPVSFDDMMKLADAGESLPPKSTYFEPRLKSGMLVKMLRR from the coding sequence ATGAAGATTCAACCTTTTCAGGCTACCTATCCCAATTTCGATTTTATCGCCTCTCCCGATTCGTTTTGCGACGACGCGAAAAATTCTTTCCGCGAATTTCAGGCCAACGGCTTTTTTGAAAAAGCACCACAAAACGCGCTCTACGTCTATCAGATAGAAACCGACGACCACCTGCACACGGGTCTTATCGCTTTGAACGACGTGGAGGATTTTTTTGCGGGCAAGGTGAAAAAACATGAAAAGACACTCAGCGAGCGCGAGCAACAGCAAATGCAGCTGTTCCTTAAATGGAACGCGATACTCAAGCCCGTGCTGCTGACCTACCCGCCCGTGCCAGACATTAGCCTTTGGCTCGAACACTTCACCCAAGCCCACAAGCCGCTCTATGTCACTCGCTTCGTCAAAGACCGCCAGACGCACCGCGTATGGATGGTGACGGCGGAGGCGGACATCCGACAATTGCAGCGCCTGTTTGCCCAACACGTCAACAGCACCTACATCGCCGACGGGCACCACCGAACCACCACCGTGGCGCTTCTGCACGAGCGGCTGAAAGACAAAAGCAAGGAATTTGATTTCGACAGCCTGTTTTGCGCTTTTTTTGCTACCGACCAGCTGGAAATCCTCGATTACAACCGCGTGGTGGAAGGGCTAAAAGATGTCAGCCCGACACATTTCATGGTGAAGATGTCCAAGATTTTTGACCTTGATGTGTTGGAGGTGCCGCGCAAGCCACTCGAAAAGCACGAGCTCGTGATGTACGCCCAAAAGCACTGGTACAGTCTGCGTTGGAAGGAATCCGTGCTGAAAACCCACGCCAAAGACCGCGTGGTGCTCGACGCGACGCTGCTCAACGAGTTCGTGCTCGACCAGATTTTTGGCATCACCGATGTGCGTACCGACACCCGCATCACCTACATAGAGGGCGCGAAAGGCTTGGACGGGGTGCGCAAAGCCACCAACGGCAGCGACGACCGCATCGGTTTTGTGTTGTTCCCCGTCTCCTTCGACGACATGATGAAACTGGCCGACGCGGGCGAAAGCCTGCCGCCCAAAAGCACCTATTTCGAGCCGCGCCTCAAAAGTGGGATGTTGGTAAAAATGCTGCGCCGCTAA
- a CDS encoding 2-oxoglutarate dehydrogenase E1 component: MTDHSAVFNAHPQYIESLYRSWQRDPASVEADWQAFFKGFDFALTSANGSPATTGDGTPSGENLQKEFAVLGLIHGYRDRGHTLSTTNPIKPRKDRKPRLDLADYGLSDADLDARFAAGLELGMPNATLRDIVTRLRLLYCGNIGFEFTEVFDKEKREWLRKKIEQRDLSPDYGFSIEKKKRILEKINGAVGFEQFLATKFVGQKRFGLEGGESAIAVLDAMINRAAETDTPVEEVVIGMAHRGRLNVLCNIVGKTYEQIFSAFEDKSIPDLSFGSGDVKYHQGYSSQVNALNGKKVYVKLLPNPSHLEAVDPVVQGFSRAKLDILYSDDFDRLLPILIHGDAALAGQGIVYEVIQMMSLEGYNTGGTVHLVINNQIGFTTSWEDARSSTYCTSVASVVQAPVFHVNGDDPEACVFAAELAVEYRQAFNTDVFIDVVCYRRNGHNESDEPRFTQPEMWKIIEKHADPRTVYNQKLIARGDVDEMLAKDMEAKFRADLQARLDNVRQKPLPYTYQEPELAWKALKKTSDDSDFQESPDTGIPRKTIDKLLDHLLTFPKDFTPISQIAKLNEAKKQLVATGKIDWQLGELLAYGSLLLEGHDVRMSGQDVKRGTFSHRHACIIDANNYREINRLDNLADKQGKFRIFNSLLSEYAVLGFEYGYSLSTPDALVIWEAQFGDFANGAGTIIDQFIFAGEAKWQRMSGITLLLPHGYEGQGPEHSSARLDRFLQGSAENNITVANVTSASNFFHLLRRQMVRPFRKPLVVMSPKSTLRAPFNLGNIQELETGNRFRELIDDDSANPKKVKRLLVCTGKVYYDLDKRRQQDKRDDVAIVRLEQVYPFPKNQFDAVLKKYNNAELHWVQEEPYNMGAWSYLAINHGHYGWKCTSRRAAASPATGFPKVHEQEQMEIVERAFGG; this comes from the coding sequence ATGACAGACCATTCTGCTGTTTTCAACGCGCACCCTCAATATATCGAATCCCTCTACCGCTCTTGGCAGCGCGACCCGGCCTCGGTGGAAGCCGACTGGCAAGCATTTTTCAAAGGTTTTGATTTTGCCCTGACCTCGGCGAACGGCAGCCCCGCCACAACAGGCGACGGAACGCCATCGGGAGAAAATTTGCAAAAAGAATTCGCCGTGTTGGGCCTCATTCATGGCTACCGCGACCGGGGGCACACGCTTTCCACCACCAACCCCATCAAACCCCGCAAAGACCGCAAGCCCCGCCTCGACCTGGCCGACTACGGCCTTTCGGATGCCGACTTGGACGCTCGCTTTGCCGCAGGCCTGGAATTGGGCATGCCGAACGCTACCCTGCGCGACATCGTGACACGCCTGCGCCTGCTCTACTGCGGCAATATCGGTTTTGAATTCACGGAGGTGTTCGACAAGGAAAAAAGAGAGTGGTTGCGCAAGAAAATCGAACAGCGCGACCTTTCGCCCGACTATGGTTTTTCCATTGAAAAGAAAAAACGCATTTTGGAAAAAATCAACGGCGCGGTAGGCTTCGAGCAGTTTTTGGCCACCAAATTCGTGGGCCAAAAACGCTTTGGCCTCGAAGGCGGCGAATCGGCCATCGCCGTGCTCGATGCCATGATAAATCGCGCCGCAGAGACCGACACGCCCGTAGAGGAAGTCGTCATCGGCATGGCCCACCGGGGGCGTCTCAATGTGCTGTGCAACATAGTGGGCAAGACTTATGAGCAGATTTTCAGCGCCTTCGAGGACAAAAGCATACCCGACCTCAGCTTCGGCTCCGGCGATGTGAAGTATCACCAAGGATACTCCTCGCAAGTCAACGCCCTCAATGGCAAGAAGGTGTACGTCAAACTGTTGCCCAATCCCAGCCACCTCGAAGCGGTGGACCCCGTGGTGCAGGGCTTCAGCCGCGCCAAACTCGATATCCTTTACAGCGACGACTTCGACCGACTGCTGCCGATTTTGATACACGGCGACGCGGCGTTGGCAGGTCAGGGCATCGTCTATGAGGTGATTCAGATGATGAGCCTCGAAGGCTACAACACGGGCGGCACCGTGCATTTGGTCATCAACAACCAAATCGGGTTCACCACGAGCTGGGAAGATGCCCGCTCTTCCACCTACTGCACGAGCGTGGCCAGCGTGGTGCAGGCCCCGGTGTTCCACGTCAACGGCGACGACCCGGAAGCCTGTGTGTTCGCCGCCGAACTCGCGGTGGAATATCGCCAAGCCTTCAACACCGATGTGTTCATTGATGTGGTATGCTATCGCCGCAACGGCCACAACGAAAGCGACGAGCCGCGCTTCACCCAGCCCGAAATGTGGAAAATCATCGAAAAACACGCCGACCCACGCACGGTCTACAACCAAAAACTCATTGCCCGCGGTGACGTGGACGAAATGCTGGCCAAAGACATGGAGGCAAAATTCCGCGCCGACCTGCAAGCTCGCCTCGACAATGTGCGCCAAAAACCACTACCCTACACCTACCAAGAGCCTGAATTGGCCTGGAAGGCGCTGAAAAAAACCTCCGACGACAGCGATTTTCAGGAAAGCCCCGACACTGGCATCCCGCGCAAGACGATTGACAAACTGCTCGACCACTTGCTCACCTTCCCCAAGGACTTCACCCCCATTTCACAAATCGCCAAACTGAACGAGGCGAAAAAACAATTGGTCGCCACCGGCAAAATTGACTGGCAACTCGGCGAGTTGCTCGCCTACGGCAGCCTCTTGCTCGAAGGCCACGACGTGCGCATGAGCGGACAAGACGTGAAACGCGGCACCTTCAGCCACCGCCACGCCTGCATCATTGACGCCAACAACTACCGAGAAATCAACCGCTTGGACAACCTCGCCGACAAGCAGGGCAAATTCCGCATCTTCAACTCGCTCCTCAGCGAATACGCCGTGCTCGGATTCGAATACGGCTACTCGCTCTCCACACCCGACGCGCTGGTGATTTGGGAGGCACAGTTCGGCGACTTCGCCAACGGCGCCGGCACCATCATTGACCAATTCATCTTCGCGGGCGAAGCCAAATGGCAACGCATGAGCGGCATCACCCTCTTGCTCCCGCACGGCTACGAAGGCCAAGGCCCCGAACACTCCTCCGCCCGCCTCGACCGCTTCCTGCAAGGCAGCGCGGAGAACAACATCACGGTGGCCAACGTCACCTCGGCCTCCAACTTTTTCCACCTGCTGCGCCGACAGATGGTGCGCCCCTTCCGCAAACCTTTGGTGGTGATGTCACCCAAATCAACCCTCCGTGCGCCTTTCAACCTCGGCAACATCCAAGAGCTTGAGACTGGCAACCGCTTCCGCGAACTCATTGACGACGACAGCGCCAACCCCAAAAAAGTGAAGCGCCTGCTCGTCTGCACGGGCAAGGTCTATTACGATTTGGACAAGCGCCGCCAACAGGACAAACGCGACGACGTGGCCATCGTCCGCCTCGAACAAGTGTACCCGTTCCCGAAAAACCAGTTCGATGCCGTGCTGAAAAAATACAACAACGCCGAGCTCCACTGGGTGCAAGAAGAACCCTACAACATGGGCGCTTGGAGCTATCTGGCCATCAATCACGGGCACTACGGCTGGAAATGCACAAGCCGCCGCGCCGCCGCTTCGCCCGCCACGGGGTTCCCGAAAGTGCATGAGCAGGAGCAGATGGAGATAGTGGAAAGGGCGTTTGGGGGGTGA
- a CDS encoding PrsW family intramembrane metalloprotease has product MHLLLLAILPGLLICYAIFRADKYEREPLVPLLVCFGLGAAATFPALEIEKWAFAQLRPYEKGFFTVVLTAFVALALNEEMFKFAVLRFAAFPRAFFNEPLDGIVYSVMIAMGFATMENLFYASRFGMETLLLRAFTAVPAHLVFSVVAGYYAGLAKFAHTRRNVLLWRGFGMAFLLHGIYDLLILQKWSDWLLVLATLSLYLCLYFCNNLIKEHLDNSPFKA; this is encoded by the coding sequence TTGCACCTGCTCCTTCTCGCCATCCTTCCCGGTCTGCTTATTTGCTACGCCATATTCCGGGCAGACAAGTACGAGCGCGAACCGCTCGTGCCCCTGTTGGTTTGTTTTGGACTGGGAGCAGCCGCTACGTTTCCCGCCTTGGAGATTGAAAAATGGGCGTTCGCGCAATTGCGCCCTTACGAAAAAGGATTTTTCACCGTCGTGCTCACGGCGTTTGTTGCTTTGGCACTCAACGAGGAGATGTTTAAGTTTGCCGTGCTGCGTTTTGCGGCTTTTCCCCGTGCCTTCTTCAACGAACCCTTGGACGGCATTGTCTATTCCGTGATGATTGCGATGGGGTTTGCCACCATGGAAAATTTGTTCTACGCCAGTCGCTTCGGCATGGAGACGTTGTTGCTTCGAGCCTTCACCGCCGTGCCTGCCCATTTGGTTTTCAGCGTGGTGGCTGGCTACTACGCGGGTTTGGCCAAATTTGCCCACACGCGGCGCAACGTGTTGCTTTGGCGGGGCTTCGGTATGGCATTTTTGCTGCACGGCATCTATGATTTGTTGATTTTGCAAAAATGGTCGGACTGGTTGCTTGTGTTGGCCACCCTATCGCTCTACCTGTGCCTTTATTTCTGCAACAACCTGATTAAGGAACACTTGGACAACTCCCCCTTCAAGGCATGA